The Pseudodesulfovibrio cashew genomic sequence CCATGCCTGGGCGTAATGTCATCAAGGGCAAGCAGCTTTACCGGGTTCTCTTTTACGGTGTGATTCTCACGGCGTTGACCATGGGAATCCTCGTCTTTTGGGGTGTGCGAGAGGTTCGCAGGGATGCCGCCGTGGTCGCTGTGGAGAATTCGGCGCGCGGTCTTGGAGGCGCGGTAACGGTGCTGGTCAACGCCGTGACCAAGTCCAACGACGAGATCGGAGCCGCCGGTCTGTCCAGCCTGTCGCCCAAGGCACTGCGAGCGCGGTACCGGTCCATGCTGGCCGGACACGCCGCTTTGGAGGCCGTTCTGGTTTCCGATGAAAAGGGGCTCCGCTATTCCCTGGCCAAGCGCGCGGACGGCATCGTCGAGCTCGTTCCCGGCAGGGGCACGGAGAACGCCCTGCGCTGGACCTTGCTGGGCAAGGGTGGCAGCGCGACGCCGACGTCTCCCGAGTGGCCCTTCGACCGTGAGGCCCTGGACAAGGGGTTGGCCGACGAATGGGCGCACCTCCAGCCGGGACAGGTCAATTGGCGTAGCGTGTATCGGTTCTACGCCTCGGGCGAGGCTTTGCTCGCGGCGTCCACCCCGGTGGAGGCCAAGGGCGAAAAGCTCATGATTTCCTATGTCTTTCCCGTCAAAGCCGTTCTCAGGCAGTTGGGAGGTGCGGAAAAGGGTGGGGCAGAGCGCATTTTCCTCTATTGGGACAGTGGCAAAGTTCTCCCCGTCCGGGAAGTGACCGACGGCGGAGGAGACGATGCAGCGGTTCATATCGAGGAGGCCGGGCAGATCGAAGACCAGGTCGTGGACGCGGCCATCCAAAGGCTGGACAAGGACCCGGGCCAGAAAGGCAAACCGTTTCGTTACTCACTGGACGGAGAGGTCTGGTGGGCTTATGTCCTGCCTTTATCCGTGTTCGGAGACACCATCTCCCTGGGCGTGGCCGTACCCATGGCCAATGTCGTCTCTTCGCTGACCAGCGACACATTTCTACAGATTTTCGGATTCGGCCTGGTGCTTTTGGCGGCCGGTGCGTTGCTCATCCTGCACCGGAACCGGGCACGGATAGAGGTCCTGGGAATGAAGCACGGCATGCCGCAAACGCCGGGCGACGTCTTGCGACTCATCGCCGAGGGCGAATCCTCCACTCTGGAGTTCAAGCAGACCCTGCGATTCAACCTCAAGTCGGGGAAGAACGGTAAGGAAATCGAGCATGCGAGCCTCAAGACCGTGGCCGGTTTCCTGAACTCCGAGGGCGGCAATTTGCTTATCGGCGTGGCCGACAGTGGTGAGGTGGCCGGATTCTCGGAAGACAACTTCGCCAACGAAGATAAGGCGCTCCTGCATTTCAACAACCTGGTGAACCAGCAGATCGGCACCGAATTTTCGAGGTATATCGATACGGCTGTTCTTGAGGTGCAGGGCAGACAGGTGCTCTGCGTCCACTGCATTCCGGCGGGCGCCCCAGCCATTCTGGACAACGGGAAGAGCGAGGAATTCTACGTGCGCAGCGGACCCGCCAGCCGCCAGTTGACCCTGAGTCAGTTTTATGAATGGCTGAAGCGGCACTGATCGTGGCTGGAAAAGCGGTTGTCTTGGCCGTTGGCCTCATCTAGAATGACTTAACATTACTGATAAAATGGAGTCGGCGAGTGACAGGTGGCGATTTCCGAAGTCTGTGCGTGGTAGGGCGTTTTAGAACCTTTTCGGCCCTGTTCCTAATTTTATTTCTTTTGGCAGTGTCCCCTGCTTCAGCTGCTCCGCCCGTCCGAATCGCCATGATCACAGCCAAGACGGGCGTGGCCGGAAAAACCAATTCCCTCTCTTTTGACGCCGCCCGGTTCTCCGTGGACAAGATAAACAGCGAGGGCGGCATCCTGGGCCGTTCCGTGGAGTTGTTGGAGTTCGACAACCGGAGTACCCCCGAAGGCAGCGCTCAGGCGGCGCGGCAGGCCATCAAGGACGGCGTCGTTGCCGTGGTGGGCTGCAACTGGAGCTCCCACTCCCTGGCTATGGCCGATGTGCTTCAGAAGGCCGGGGTGCCCATGGTCACTCACATGTCGACCAATCCCGCCGTGACCCGGGTGGGTGATTACATCTTCCGCATCTGCTACACGGACTCCTTTCAAGGCGCAGGCCTGGCAAGCTTTGCGCGACGGCGGCTCAGGGACAAAACCGCCGTGGTGCTTGTGGACGAGTCCCGGACCTACAGCATCGGGCTCGCCGATACCTTCATCCGCTCGTTTGAGCGGCTTGGTGGGCAGATCCTGTGGAAGGGCGTTTATCATGCCGACTCGGTTCCGTTCGCTGCCATCATCGGCGTCGTCAATAGGTATGAGCCGGACGCGCTTTTCGTTCCCGGAGGGTATGAGGACGTGTCGGGCTTTTTCCTCGAGGCCAAGCGGACGGGCCATGACTATCACCTGCTCAGTGGAGACGGCGTGGGCATGAAACTCTTCGACTATGTTGGCCGCAACGTCAGCGGCATCTATTTTTCAAGTCATTGGAGCCGTTGGGTGAATAC encodes the following:
- a CDS encoding helix-turn-helix domain-containing protein is translated as MPGRNVIKGKQLYRVLFYGVILTALTMGILVFWGVREVRRDAAVVAVENSARGLGGAVTVLVNAVTKSNDEIGAAGLSSLSPKALRARYRSMLAGHAALEAVLVSDEKGLRYSLAKRADGIVELVPGRGTENALRWTLLGKGGSATPTSPEWPFDREALDKGLADEWAHLQPGQVNWRSVYRFYASGEALLAASTPVEAKGEKLMISYVFPVKAVLRQLGGAEKGGAERIFLYWDSGKVLPVREVTDGGGDDAAVHIEEAGQIEDQVVDAAIQRLDKDPGQKGKPFRYSLDGEVWWAYVLPLSVFGDTISLGVAVPMANVVSSLTSDTFLQIFGFGLVLLAAGALLILHRNRARIEVLGMKHGMPQTPGDVLRLIAEGESSTLEFKQTLRFNLKSGKNGKEIEHASLKTVAGFLNSEGGNLLIGVADSGEVAGFSEDNFANEDKALLHFNNLVNQQIGTEFSRYIDTAVLEVQGRQVLCVHCIPAGAPAILDNGKSEEFYVRSGPASRQLTLSQFYEWLKRH
- a CDS encoding ABC transporter substrate-binding protein, yielding MSPASAAPPVRIAMITAKTGVAGKTNSLSFDAARFSVDKINSEGGILGRSVELLEFDNRSTPEGSAQAARQAIKDGVVAVVGCNWSSHSLAMADVLQKAGVPMVTHMSTNPAVTRVGDYIFRICYTDSFQGAGLASFARRRLRDKTAVVLVDESRTYSIGLADTFIRSFERLGGQILWKGVYHADSVPFAAIIGVVNRYEPDALFVPGGYEDVSGFFLEAKRTGHDYHLLSGDGVGMKLFDYVGRNVSGIYFSSHWSRWVNTELSRRFVKEYEQSVGKLKEDTSALVYDSFMLLKDAMERAGTVDKAKVRDALAATRGFKGITGTIRFDENGDPIKPMVINELRFGGIMFLEQIDP